The following coding sequences are from one Macaca nemestrina isolate mMacNem1 chromosome 1, mMacNem.hap1, whole genome shotgun sequence window:
- the LOC105493523 gene encoding ubiquitin-conjugating enzyme E2 C-like translates to MASQNRDPTATSVTAARKGAEPSGGAARGPVGKRLQQELMTLMMSGDKGISAFPESDNLFKWVGTIHGAAGTVYEDLRYKLSLEFPSGYPYNAPTVKFLTPCYHPNVDTQGNICLDILKDKWSALYDVRTILLSIQSLLGEPNIDSPLNTHAAELWKNPTAFKKYLQETYSKQVTSQEP, encoded by the coding sequence ATGGCTTCCCAAAACCGCGACCCGACAGCCACTAGCGTCACCGCCGCCCGTAAAGGAGCCGAGCCGAGCGGGGGCGCCGCCCGGGGTCCCGTGGGCAAAAGGCTACAGCAGGAGCTGATGACCCTCATGATGTCTGGCGATAAAGGGATTTCTGCCTTCCCTGAATCAGACAACCTTTTCAAATGGGTAGGGACCATCCATGGAGCAGCTGGAACAGTATATGAAGACCTGAGGTATAAGCTCTCACTAGAGTTCCCCAGTGGCTACCCTTACAATGCGCCCACGGTGAAATTCCTCACACCCTGCTACCACCCCAACGTGGACACCCAGGGTAACATATGCCTGGACATCCTGAAGGACAAGTGGTCTGCCCTATATGACGTCAGGACCATTCTGCTCTCCATCCAGAGCCTTCTAGGAGAACCCAACATTGATAGTCCCTTGAACACTCATGCTGCCGAGCTCTGGAAAAACCCCACAGCTTTTAAGAAGTACCTGCAAGAAACCTACTCAAAGCAGGTCACCAGCCAGGAGCCCTGA